The nucleotide sequence TGCAGTTTCTCATTTTTTGAACCTACCAATGATACTTTCGGATAAGGTTCAATCAGTCTGTACTTTTTTTTGTTTTTTTGAAACATTGCTTTCATAATTAATTCATCTCCCCAATATCCAAAAACCGTTATCGTATTAGGTACTCTGGTCACTTGGGAAATCTGATTTGGAAGTTCAATGTAGTTTAGATACATCACATTCATCATGATCTTTGCAGAAGTCTCAGGATCTTCTCTGTTATATAAGTCTGAATGGTCATTAATGAAAACTTCAGGTAATATCTTAAGCTTTAATTCTAAATTTTTACTTTTGGAATTGTAATTTGCTATTTCTTTATTGGTATCCAATATTTCAACTCTTCCGATATGTTGGGAATGAATGTACTCTTTGATAACTTTATCATTCGGAATATTTGTGATTAAGCGAAACTCATCACGAAGTATTGGAAAAATAATAAAAAATGAGATTGGCAATAAAAATATTATCGAAAGAAGTTTTTGCTTTGAATGTGCGGTAATTAGTAAATATACCGCAATAAACATGAAATAGAACATAAGAACAATATGGAATAGACTAAAAATAATTGCGAAAAAAGGATGAATATATGATAAAACAATCATCCCTAACCAAAGTACAAACAATATGTAATTAATGTTCATAAATATCTTGCTATTCATATTAGAATGACCCCATTGTTTAATTATTCTGACTTCACGTATCTTTCAGATGACGTTTCCGTGTTCACGACGTCCCACCGACTTAAGGCGACGTAGTCGCCGAGCGCGATGCGCTTATTCGGTCGGATGTGTCTGACTGAATCAACTTCCTCGATACTGAAATGCCTCATCGAAAAGCCTCGATCTCCTGCCGGACGGAGAGCCGAATGGCACCATGAGTGAATACGGTGTTATCTGAATGCAGGTCCTTCTTGTGTTACATTCAAGTTGGTTTATTAAGCATTATCTGGATTCTTATCGTTCAATTATTTTCTATTACGCTATCCTTTGTATCCTTTGAAGTAGCGATAGCAGCTTTCTTATTTCTCTTAACTATTACCCCAAATAATGCAAAAACACCGCCGATTATCGCACCTATAACTGCCTTTGTTGCAACCTGCTCCCAAAAACTTTGAGGTTCCTGGTATTCATAACCATCTTCATAGTTAAAACTATCTAAAATAGAACTAAAATACGGTAGATCATTAAGATACTCGTTTTCAAGTGAATAAAAATGAAGCGAAATGATTCCATTCTTACCTAACATCATTGCAGATAACGACTTTACCTTACCAATACCTTGAACATCAGTAATCATATTGAACAGAACAGCATTTTTCTCTTGGTATATGAATGGAGAATCATCTAATGTAGCATTTTTGATGATGTCTAAGTTTTCATCTAATTTTTTTAGAGTATCATCACCATATTGCCGAAATGTCTTCTTAACTTCTTCAATCGATACACCATCGCTATTATCTAATCTTTGCATTAGTATGTAGGGGTATTGAAAATATGTTTCTGCTTCTCTTTGGAATCCAGCAAAATATTGCGGTATTTTCATAGGATCTGTGGCTTGTTGCTTCATAAATTGCATTGCTTCATCAATTACCGATTGTGGCATTTGAATCCAACCATCAGGCAATGAAATGCTAAAGTGATCTCTCGAACTAGAATATGAAAGCGAATCTGCTGAGATTGATAATGGCGTACAAATAAAGAGCACACAGATAAACACAATTATCTTTTTAGATAAGGCTAAGTTCGACATAGACATCCCCCTACTTTTTTATGATTATTAGTAAATTCTCTCCTAACTTCTGCCGGTCCGAGGGCGTATGCCCGATGTGTGAAAATGGTGTTATCCGATGCCCCTTCTTCTTCGAGTTTCCTTAAATTCGAATTATTCTCTAAACTTAAATTCCAATTGTTCCCTCAAACCAACCACTAATAAAATCTTTCAATGAAGTACTAACTATTTCTCTGCTTTCATCTTCATGATTCCATACGTAGATCTCCTCGTTATTATCGTTTCCCTCTTTAATTGAGAAAGCGAACAGATCACCATTGCCTGCATCTGAGAATAGCAAAAAATTATTAAAAGTTATTTGCTCTTCAATTCGTATACTTTTGTTTTCTTCTATTATTCGTTCAAGTGGCCATAAAGCATCACATTCAAATTCGTCTAGGACACCATTACTCTCTAGTAGAAGTTCTTTTAATGTCTGAGGGAATTGAACGTTAAGTTCGATTTCAGCAGAATTTATGGATTCAATGGATGCTGGTTGATTGAATGACAACTCACATTCCAATTCACTTATAAACTCTTTCCACATTAGAACTCCTCCAGTTACGATGTGATATTGATTTCAATTGGTACTTAAGGGGTTTCATATAACGTTAGTGTATTCACGACGTTCTACCACCTTAAGCCTGAAGGGCGGCCGCGATGCGGTTAGGTGGTGCGGATGTGTCCCGGCAATCACTTCTTCGACTTATCTCCCGGGACCGAGGGGGCTTGTCCACCGATGCGTGAACACATTATTATACGATGCCTGTGCCATCCTCGAACTAACCACACATCTTTACTTTAGTTTTTATTAATCATTTCCTTATACTTTTTTGGTGCCCTGTTAAGATACGCATCCTCAATCATTCCAGAGGTCTCCGTCCATGCTGCATTTCGATCCAGTCTCATTCCTATCCAACCTAGATGTCCCACATATGGAGGTCTGAAATAAATCTCGGGGTTTGACTCTATTAATATCGATTGAACACCCTCTGCAGCAGATCCCCAAAGAGCAATTCTTCCATCGTTATGATGGTTAACCCAATATTGTACAAAAGATCGTTTATCATTGACATAAAACGTAGGCGTTCCATGACTTAATCGTTCACTGGTGCCAGGGAAAGAAATACAGAGTGTTTGAATCTTTTCAAAAAGAGCCAGATGTTCTGGCGATTGTTTAAATAATGCTTCCCTGTCCATCTTTCAAAACAACTCCCGCACTGGTTTTGTATAACGTTCGGGTATTCACGACGCGACCCAACCTTAGATAGCTCTCATCTTAGGCTGGGTCGTGTGTTGTCTGCTATATCTTCCATGATTATACATCTGACAACCAAGGAGCGAAAGCCCCGATGCGTGAATATGGTGTTATACGAAGCACTTCGCATCATTGAATTACATTCAATATCTCGATTACTAATAATGCTTCTTCTTTATATCCCTCGAGATAGTTTAGTTGAATCCATTCTGGTTCATCATCCCTAAATTGATAGAATCTAATTACAACATCTTCTCCTTCAGTTGTAGAACTTAAAATCAAGATAAATTCTCTTTCAGGATAATTTGATTTTAAATTCTCTTCCCAACAATAGTCTCATTGCTTTATTTGTTCTCATGATTTTCTCGCTTTCGAAGTGTTTCGTCTAACGTTCTTGTGTTCACGACGTCCCACAGACTTAAGGCGAGAAGTCTCCGGGCGCGATGCGCTTAGTCGGTGCGGATGTGTCCGGTTGATTCCGCTTCCTTGTTGCTGCCAATTGCATCACCGAATCCACTTCTAACTACTGTCCGGACCGAGCGCCGAAGGGCCCGAATCGTGAACATGGTGTTATGCGAAGTTTCCCTCTACTTGGAATACCACAAAATGTTAATAGGAGTAAATATCGTTTTGAGGAATTATCAATATTGGAGCACCCGGTAACGTAGAACTTCCATCCCATGAACTCATACCAGTTATGATTAGTGATTTATTTACTAATATGACATCATCTAAACTTCTCTCAGACTTAAAATATTTCCATTCTTCTCCGTCCTTGGAGTACAGTAACCCACGATTCCCTGTAAAATAAAACTGATTATCAAGAGAGTTCCCTGAAAAATTGAGATCACGAACTTTTAAGATCCCATTCCATTCAAGTCCATCTTTAGACGACCAAACCATAGATCCCTTATCATCAATTCCACCAATTGAAATATATTTCCCATTGGCATAAGTAACACTACTTAAATATCCCATTCCATCATTAAACGGAATCTCATTGTATTCCCATTCAATACCGTCTATTGAGGTCGCAGCAATATATGGGCCAACTGCTACGAATTGATTGTCACCAAAACAAATACTCCATAAATTTGTCCAATATAAGCTATCTCGGTGATGCTCCCACTGCACTCCATCTTCAGAAGTAAATACACCCACCGATCCAACTGAAACGAACTTACCATTCCCATAAACTACACTAAAGAGATGATTATCAGCACCAATTCCAATCTCTTTCCATTCACGACCATTTGGGGAAGTATAGATTTTATCGTAACCTACAGCTACAAATACACCTTTAGCAAATATAACCTCGTTAATCAAATCTGAAGGACCATCTTCATATTTAATAAACTCCCACTCTCGACCATCATTGGAGTATCCCAAAAAACCTTCACCAACACCGACGTAAACTCCGTTACCGAAAGCTACAGATTTAATCTCGTGACTCTTAGTAGGAAGCTCAAACCATTCTCCTTGCAGAGTGGATGAGGACTCAATGTATTCGATTTGCTTTGTACTCACAATATTGTCCTTAAAGAATAAGTACATAAAAATAATCGATACTGGTAGCACAACTAAAAAAATTTTTTTGTTCAAGGTTGTTTTCCTGCCTTCTCAGTCTTTATCGATTGGAAATTTCGCATAACGTTCTTGTATTCGCGACGTCCATTTCCCTTAGATAGCTCTTAAGGGCCGAATGGCCCGCAGCGCGAATATGGTGTTATATGAAGGATCGGCATTCTTTGAATTACTTCCAAATATTCCTTTATTATTTCTTTTCCATCAGTTCTCTTCCGATAAAATTTGAACTAACAACTTCTATTCCAATTTCTTTCGACCATATTGAAAGTTGTCCGATATGATGAATTTCATGAACTAAAATGTGTCTTAATACTTCGCCCTTATAGAAAGTCTTATCCATCCATGAAGGATTTACGGTTTCATACTCCATTTCATTAGACCAACTATTTATGAATTTGTTAATTTCTATTCTCAATTTATTTGATAGATTTCTCATTGAATGAAGATCCTTATAATCTTCAAACTGAAAAATAATATCGGATTCATTCTGGATTGCTCTTATCCAACTATATTCAGCATCTATGATATGAAAAAGAGTTTTGAGAAATGATCCTAATCCTGCTTTTCGATCTCTTAACAATTCGATCAAGGGTATAGATTCAAAAACCTGAAGCCATTCATCTCTGATCTGCCAATTGTAATGAAATAGAGTCTTCAATAATCTTACTCCTTTCCCTTTTTTCATGCCGATCTTTCATATAACGTTATAGTATTTACGACGTCCATTTCCCTTAGATAGCTCTTATCTTAGGGGAATGGATGTATCTGCCTGAAATCCTCTTCCTCGAAAATACCCCTGGCAGATCAAGGGCCTATGGCCCGCAGCGCGAATATTGTGTTATACGAAGCATTCATGAATCAACCCACAAGGATCTGAGTATTATCGAAATAAATAAAAAACACCATGGCTTTTAATTAGTCATGATGTCATTTGAGCTCTTTGCGT is from Candidatus Cohnella colombiensis and encodes:
- a CDS encoding SMI1/KNR4 family protein produces the protein MWKEFISELECELSFNQPASIESINSAEIELNVQFPQTLKELLLESNGVLDEFECDALWPLERIIEENKSIRIEEQITFNNFLLFSDAGNGDLFAFSIKEGNDNNEEIYVWNHEDESREIVSTSLKDFISGWFEGTIGI
- a CDS encoding MmcQ/YjbR family DNA-binding protein, with product MDREALFKQSPEHLALFEKIQTLCISFPGTSERLSHGTPTFYVNDKRSFVQYWVNHHNDGRIALWGSAAEGVQSILIESNPEIYFRPPYVGHLGWIGMRLDRNAAWTETSGMIEDAYLNRAPKKYKEMINKN
- a CDS encoding DinB family protein gives rise to the protein MKTLFHYNWQIRDEWLQVFESIPLIELLRDRKAGLGSFLKTLFHIIDAEYSWIRAIQNESDIIFQFEDYKDLHSMRNLSNKLRIEINKFINSWSNEMEYETVNPSWMDKTFYKGEVLRHILVHEIHHIGQLSIWSKEIGIEVVSSNFIGRELMEKK